CTGAGCAGTTCATTGTTCGGGATACTCGAAATTTCCGTCGCCAGTGAATACCCGCCCATGACCGACGCACTCGAGCCGGCGCCAACGTAGATTCGATGCAAGTTCAAGTGCAAATAACTACCTATCCCCCGCATCAGGATCCAGAAAGACACTGCGAAGATTTCTTTGGATTTTTCCAAGCTCAGGCGCGGCCGCATGTCATGCATGAAGTAACTGAGCAGCGTTCCTACCAGGCGGGATGCGACGGTCGCAAACACCAGCGCCCAATAATTTCTCAAAATCCATGCTGCCACAATCGTCAGCACGAACGCGACGACGCGCTTGGTAAATGTGAACCTGAAATCGAGCCCAAAGCGCATTTCTTTCTGAAAAGTCACCACGCCGATATTTTCCAAGCCGGAAAACACCATTCCTATCGCCATGCACCACAGCACCGGCTGCAGACGATCATCATCGAAATAAGCGGCCGCCCAATCGGCAACCAGGCAGATCACCGCGGCCGAAGTGATCGTCTGAAGAATTCTCAGTGTCCAGGCAGTGTTGTAATGAGCCGGAGTGGGGTTGCGGTTCTGTATGAGCGCGATGTTGACGCCGAGGTCCAAGAACACGTCGACAAAGGCGACCACCAGAGTAACCATGGCGATGATGCCCAAATCGGAAGGCTCCAGAAGTCGCGCCAAAACGATCGTGCTGACAAACCCGATCAGCCTGTCCGTCCAGCGCATGCCCACGGTCAATGCCGCACCACGCAATACACTGGTTGGTCCGCTGCTTTTCATGACTTTTTCGGCCACCCCGGAATCAAGTAGCGGGTAAAAAGCGCGTATCGCCACCCGCCCAGCGCGAGGAGACTAGATAAATGGAAGCGCCACGCGGATGCCAGCTGGCCACGTCCCAATGCAACGTCCGCGCGGTGATGCCATGTATCTCTTATTCGGTTTTTCAGTATCCGCCGGACCTCCCCGGTCGGCGCGAGGGCCAACATGCGATTGAAAATCGAAATCTGGGCATCCAAATACTCATCCGATTTCGATTCGGATTTGGGCGTCTCGTAAATGCAGAAAGTTGGCCGGTCCAGGGTTCTGACCTCGATTCCAGCCCTCGCCAGGACAAATCCCAACCATGTCCACTCAGCGTAACGAGCGACCTTTTCAAATAGCTCCTCACGTGCCACGGCAGCGCGGTACAAGCCGCTACATGAGGCCAGCCATGGTTCCCGGAATATCGCAGTGAGAGGGTCCTCCGTGACGAGGTTCAGATGGCTCATCACGGTTTCGCGGAAATTTTCGCGGCAACGATAGCCGTTCGTTACGAGAACGCCCGCATCCGGATGTCTCTCCAGTTCGGCCAAGCGCAGATCTATTGCTTGCGGAAGATACTCGTCGTCGTCATCGAGGAATCCAAAATACGGGCTCTTCACCGCACTTCTGCCAGCGGCAATCGCGTCGCTCAATGACCTCGCCGCGATCTGCAGAACGTCGATATCTTTCCTGCGCTTGAGGTCTGCAACCAGCTTCTCGTCGTAGCGATCTCCATTTACGACAACCAGCACCGAAATGGGCGTATCGTTCTGCCCGAGTACGCTTGCAATTGCTCTGCCGAGCGAATCGGCGCGCTCGGCAACCGCCATAGTGCAAATAATGACAGTGCAAACCGGTTGCGGCTCACCGGGCATCACGCAGGCACTCCGCGCAGACGCATCATCAGGCGCTGCACCTTCCAGCTGCGCGCGAGCCACTTGGGCAATAGCGGCGGTGAGTTATCGACCACGAGTTCATTTTCGAAGGATGCAAGCCACTCCACCCCGCGCTCGCGCAGGCTGTACTCCCACACACTTCTATTCTTGTGATAGTTGCCACCGGTCATCGTCACCGGCACGCCCAGCAGGGCTCCGCCAATCGCGGAATGGAGGCGATTGGTGAATATTCGCGACGCAAAGGCGTGAACACGTATCCAATGGCCCAGCGACGCGCAGTAGTAGGCAGGGTCCATCTCCACCACCCCCCGATATCGTCTGGCGGCGTTCTGCGGCGCCTCGTCGTCGCGACGATTGACCAGAAGCACATAACGCGGACTCGGGGGGCGCGTGAGTCCGCCCATGCGCAGCAAATCCTCCTGCCTCAATTGCAGCGCTGTGTCGTGGTCAAGATGCAAATGAACATTCGGGGTCGGGAAATCCTTAAGGTAGTCGACACTGGCCTGCTCCCTCACATACAGATGCACCTCGCGCGCACGCGATTCCGCCAGGGCCACACGCAATCGTTCAGCCACCACCGGCGTTTCGGTCTCGCATGTCTGCGGCCCCTGCACCACCAATGCATCAGGGATGCTCAAGGCGGCGACGAAATTCTTGAGTGCACGTCCGCTACCCCATTGATTCAGACCGCCGCCGCCGTGCAGGTAGACGGCCGCACCGGAGCCAATACTGGTCGGAACGAAGTTCTCGGCATCAAAATGACGGCAGCGCAAACCGAGCCGCCCAGCCAAAGCCTCGGCGCCCGCGTAAATCAGTTGGTCCCCCAGATTGCCTCCGGGGCGCACGAAATGCCATTCGCGCTGGCGATGCAGGGTCAGCAGAGTTTCGAGGCGCGTTGATTCATCTTCCAATCTGGACATTCGCACCGGCCTCGGATTTCGATTTTCGTCGCTATTGGCGAACCCGGGAATCGGCGCCTGGATCCTACCCGGGGACATGGACAGCTTCTCGTGCACCTGCGATGGGCCACTGACCACAACCGCTCAGCCAATCGTTTAGCGGCCGCGGGCCACGGTGATTAAGGCGCGCCTGCGTCCGCGGCCGGGATTATATCGCGGGGGAGCTGTACCTTGGACACGGGAGGCCATGACACGCCACGTTCAGACACATCGCTGATTTGAGGCTCCCAAGACGTGCGGATTGGACGCGGTCGTCGCGCAGCCCCCTCCCTGGTGGAGCGGGCTGCTGAAATGAGCCACTTGCTTCAATGCATATTGACGTAACGAATGACGTGCCGGAGATCGGCGAGGATATCCTTGTATTCGACGTTCGGCGCGTAACTCAGCACCAGGTTGCCGCGGGGATCGATGAGAAAGTAAGCGGCTCGTGCGGCTTCAATCTCGGTGCCGGGGCGCATTTGCCCGACCAGCGCCTGCAGCGCCTGCTCCGGACCGGCGATGATGCGCGTGAGCGTGTCGTCTTCCATGCGCGCCCGCCATGCTGCATCGGCGGGCGGAACGGTCAGCACTCCCACCACCTGCGCCTTGTTGGCGTCTTCGCTCAAGGCGCGGCGTACGCGCTGCAAGGTACCTAACGGCACGTCGCAGCGCGCGTCACACGGCGTGGTTCCCAGCCATGCCAGCGTCCACTTGCCCTGCAGCGCCTCGAGCCCGAAACGCTGTCCTTTCAAATCGACGAACTCGGTGGCCGCGAGCGGCACGACCGGCTCGTACAGTGTGCCGTGCTGGGAATGTCCCTGCGGCCGCAGTTGCGGATAGCTCAGCAACAGCCAGGCGCCGACGAAAGGCAGCCCGCACAGCAGGATTAAGGCCACCAGGGTGAATTGATTGCGCGGCACTGCCGCGCCATTGGCATTTGCTTCGCGCGGCGCCTGGATGCTCATGGCTTGCCTGTCTCCATCATCAGGGTCGTTCGGCGACGGCCGCTCCACCACAAGCGCAGCGCGACCAGCGCAACGATGCCGGCAAACGAAAACCACTGCACCGCGTAGCCTAGGTGCATGCCGCGCTTTTCCTCGAGGGCTGGCCGGAAGCGCAACAAAGCGCCATCCGCCGCCGCGTCTTCGCGCAACACCACGCCATCCATCAGCGGCCCGGCCTTGGCGGCGAGCCGTTGCCAGTCGAGATAAGGCCAGAGCGGGCCAACCATGGCGGCTTCGGGGGCCTCACCGAGGAACGCGCTGCGCACCGGCGGCTGGTCGAGAAAGCCGCGCAGTTGCAGTTCACCCTCGGGTAACGGCGCCTCGGCCAGCCGCGCGTGATCCTGCGACCACGGCACCCAACCGCGCTCGACCAGCAGGCGCCGCGGCTCGCCGGCCACCGCGAACGGCGCATATACCGCAGCCCCGGCACGGCCATCATGCACGCGGTTGTCGAGCAGTACCTGCGCGCCCGCCACGAAGCGTCCGCGCACCACCACCGGCCGAAAGCGCAATTCGTCGCGATAGGTAAAGCCCGGCAAGAGTTCGAAGGCCTGCGCCTCCATGCGCTCCGCCATCTGGGCGTGCAGTCGCTGCTTGTCGTCGGCGCGCTCGAGTTGCCAGACCCCGAGGCGCGCGCACACCAGCACCGCAATTGCACTCAGGATACCGAGCACCAGCGGCGGGCGACGCGCTGCGGGGCCCGGCGGCATCGCCTATAGCCCGTGCGGTTGAATCAGGCCCAGGAATGCGCCGGCGATCAACATTACGAACAGGATCAGCGCGAGGCTGACGCGAATCGACAAGGCACGCGCGACGCGGGTCTTGTCCTTGTCGCCGTGATCGCGCGACAGGAAATACAGCGCCTCGAGCAGCACGCCGGCGGTCAGCAGCATGAGCACGATGGCCGGCAGTTTGAATACGATCCCCATCTCTCCCCTCCCCTTACGAGCGTCAGCGCCCGCCTTTCATTTACATGATGTACACGAAAATGAACAAGCCCAGCCACACCACGTCGACGAAGTGCCAGTACCAGGCAACGGCCTCGAAGGCGAAGTGATTCTGAGGGGTGAAATGCCCTTTCAAGCTGCGCCCGAGCACCGCTGCCAGCATGATGGAACCGACCGTCACGTGCAAACCGTGAAAGCCGGTCAGCATGAAGAAGGTCGACCCGTACACGCCCGACTTCAGGGTGAGATGCAGATGGGTGTAAGCCTCCTGGTATTCCATCGCCTGCATCACCACGAAGATCAGACCGAGCGCGATGGTCAGCGCCAGGCCGCGGATCAGCAGGGCGCGGTTCTCGGTCTTCAGTCCCCAGTGGGCCCAGGTGATGGTGGCGCCGCTGGTCAGCAGGATGACGGTATTGATGGCCGGCACGCCCCATGCCGACATCGGCGTGAACTCGTCCTTCAAACCCGGCGCGGTGCGCGGCCATTCAGCGAAGAACTGGTTGTAGAGCAGCTCGTTGGTGCCCGCCAGGTAGCCATTGCCCGTCAACCAGTCGGCGGCGACGTTGCGCAAGTAATAGAGCGAGGCAAAGAACGCCAGGAAGAAGAAGAATTCCGAGGCGATGAACCACACCATGCCCTGGCGAAACGAACTGTCGACGGCATCGTTGTACAAGCCCTCGGAGTTCTCTCGCACGATGTCGCCGAACCAGGCGAACATGAGGTAGGCGAACAAGGCCAACCCCAGGATCACGAACACCATGCCCGGCCACAGTCCATTGATGGTCAGCGCCGTACCGAGCAACAGGCTGAACAAGGCCAGCGTCATGAGGATCGGCCACGGGCTCGGCTCAGGCAGGTAGTATTTCGAGACTTGCTCAGACATCGTCAATTCATCCCTTGCTGTTGGAGGGCGCCGGCGCCGGCCCGTGTTCGGGATCCGCCGCGTGGCGCAGGAAGGTGTAGGAAAGCGTCAGCGCGTCGATGTCGTCCGGCAGTTTGGGCGACACCATGAAACGCACCACCAACTCCTTGCTCTCGCCCGGCGCGACCGCTTGATCCTGGAAACAGAAACACTCGGTCTTGGTAAAGTGGGCAGAGGCCTGCCACGGCAGCACCGTGGCGATGGCGCGTCCGACGATGGTCTGGTTGGAGCGATTGCGCACGTGGAACGTCATTTCCTGCATCTGGCCCGGATGCAGGGCCAGGCGCGGCTGGTCGACGCTGAATTCCCACGGCAGGTCGGCCGGCACGTTGGTATCGAAACGCACTGTCACCTGCCGCGCCTGCGGCGCTTCGGTGCCCGACACGGTGCGAGCCACGTCGGCCGACGCGCTCTGGATACCGACCGCGTCGCACAACAACGAGTACAGCGGCGCAAGCGCGAAGCCGAAGCCGAACATCAGCGCCGCCAAGCCGCCCAGCCACAGCGCGGTGCGGCTTCCGCGCGGCTTGGGGGTCGCGCGGCTGGTGTCGTCGGTGACCATGAACGGCGCGGCCTTATTTCACCACCGGCGGTTCGGTGAAGCTGTGGAAAGGCGGCGGCGAAGGCAAGGTCCACTCGAGACCATTGGACGCTTCCCACACGCCGTCGCTCGCCTTCTCACCGCCGCGTATGCACTTGATGATGATGATGGGCAGCAGGATCTGGCTGATTCCGAAGATGAACGCGCCAAGGCTCGACATCTTGTTGAACTCGGTGAACACCAGGTTGTAGTCGACGATACGGCGCGGCATGCCCGCCAGCCCCAGGAAATGCTGGGGGAAGAACGTCAGGTTGAAGCCCACCATGGTCAGCCAGAAGAACAGCTTGGCGAGCTTCTCGTCGTACATGTGACCGGTCCATTTCGGCAACCAGAAGAAGGTGCCGGCATACAGGCCGAACAAGGCGCCCGGAATCAAGGCATAGTGGAAGTGCGCGACCACGAAATAGCTGTCGTGGTACTGGATGTCACCCGGGATCACGGCCAGCATCACGCCGGTCATGCCGGCGAACGTGAACAGCACGATGATCGCGATCGAGAACAGCATGGGCGTCTCGAAGGTCATCGCCCCACGCCACATGGTGGCGATGAAATTCACGATCATGAGGCCCACCGGTATCGAGATCAGGATGGTGCCGATCATGAAATAGGTGACGGCCGCCAGCGACATGCCGATGGTGTACTGGTGATGCGCCCACACCAGCATGCCGATAGCGCCCACCGACACCATGGCGCCGACCATCGAGGTGTAGCCGAACAGCGGCTTGCGCGCGAAGGTCGGGATGATGTGCGCGACGATGCCCATCGACGGCAGCAGCAGCACGTACACCTCGGGATGGCCGAAGAACCAGAACAGGTGCTGGAACAGCACCGGGTCGCCGCCGCCGGCGGCATTGAAGAAGCTGGTGCCGAAGTGGCGGTCGAACAGCAGCATGGTCACGCCGCTGGCGAGCGCCGGCATGATGAGAATGAGCAGGAACGCCGTCACCATCCACGCCCAGCAGAAGATCGGCATCTTCATCAAGGTCATGCCCGGCGCGCGGGTGTTGAACAGGGTCACGATGATGTTGATGGAGGCGAGAATCGAAGACACGCCGAGCAGGTGCACGGTGAAGATCAGAAGGTCCATCGACATGCCGACCTGCAGCGACAATGGCGGATAGAGCGTCCAGCCGGTATTGACCGGCGTACCGCCGCCCGGCAGGAATGGCACCACCACCGACATGATCAGCATGATTCCGCCCGCCACCAGGATCCAGAAGCTCAAGTTGTTCATGCGCGGCAAGGCCATGTCAGGCGCACCGATCATGAGAGGAATCATCCAGTTCGCCATGCCCGCCGCGGCCGGCATGACCGCGCCGAACACCATGATCAAGGCGTGATTGGTGACCAAGTTGTTGTACAGATCGGGCTGCAGGAACTGGATGCCCGGCATGAACAGCTCGGCGCGGATCAGCATTGCCATGAGTCCACCGCTGAACAGCATGACGCAGGCGAAAATCATGTAGAGCGTGCCGATGTCCTTGTGATTGGTACTCAGCAGCCAGCGCCGCCAGCCATGGGGCAGCGCATGGTGGTCATCGTGATGGTCGAGGGAAATGGCGGTGGACATGCGGTTCTATTCCTCCTGATCTCTTGGTTCGATCAATGCGCCGCGGCGCTGGCCTGCGCGGCGCGCGCCTTTTCCACGTCGGCGGGCTGCACCACGTCACCAGTGTCATTGCCCCACGCGTTGCGTTCGTAGGTGGTGATGGCGGCGACGTCGAGATTGTTGAGCTGGCCCCAAGGCTGCATGGCGGTCCCGGCGATGCCATGCAGGATGATGTCCAGGTGGCTGGCAACCGTCCCCATCACCACCTTGCCGTCCTTGAGGAAGCCGCGTTCCTCGAGAGGCTTGGTCAAGGCCGGCGCAGCCGGGAACGGCAGCCCCGCCACGATCGGCGGGAAGGCCGGTGGCAGCCCCTTGCCGTCGAGCTGATGGCAGGCTGCGCAGTTCTTGTTGTAGGCGTTGCGGCCGCGCTCCATGAGGTCGTCCTTGCTCCACACCTTGTCGGCGCTGGCCTCGGCGGCCGCGGCCTCGGCCACCTTATGCTGTTCCGCCAGCCAGGTATTGAAGCGATCGTTGCTCACCGCCTCGACCACGATGGGCATGCGCGCATGCCAGGTGCCGCATAGTTCCGCGCATTGGCCGCGGAACACGCCTTCGCGATCGATGGTCGCCCAGGTCTCGGTCACATAACCGGCAATCGCATCCTTCTTCATGCCGAGCTCCGGCACCCAGAATGCGTGATTGACGTCGGCCGAGGTATGCAGGAAGCGGATCTTGGTGTTGGTCGGCAGCACCAGGCGGTTGTCGACATCGCGCAGGTAGAGGTCGCCGGCCTTCTCCGGCGGCAGCGCGCGGCTTTCCACCGTGAGTTTCTGGTCGAGGTATTCGAATTCCCACCACCACTGGTGGCCGACCACCTTGATTTCCAGCATGTCCTTGTCTTTCGGCACCAGCCACAGCGAATGCAGGACTTTCTCGGCGCTGCCGGCAATCGACAGGTCCACGCCCAGCACCAGCACCGGCACCATCACCCACGCCCAGCGACCGAAAGTGCCGAGGTGGAATTTCTGATCCGGCACCGCGCCGCGGCTCTTGCGATGCACGAACAGCGAGTAGCAGATAACGGCGTAAACGATGAGCAGCAGCACGAACGTGATGCGCATCGTGAGCATGTGGATATCGTAGATATCGCGGGCACCGGCACTGGCCGGTTCCGGAAAGTTGTAGCGCATCTCGGCGAAGGCGGATGATGAGAGCCCGCCTGCCAGCAATCCCGCGCAGGCGCGCCCGATATGACGCAACCGTCCCCCTAGACGCATCCTCATTCCCCCAATGCTCATTCTGGATACAGGCACGAGCGCACGTGCGCCAGGCAAGCGACCCCATCGCCTGCCTGCGGCCGTATGTCGCACCGCTCGCGTGGGACGGAAAGTAAGTAATCGGGATTGCGCAAAGCCTGATCTGGATCAAGCAAGCAGGTCATCCGAATAAAGGACGATCCATCGGCGGCCGCTAACGGCCGCTCGGCGGGCGACCTCGCGCGCAGCGCCGCGGCACGTCGCGGCCTCATCTATGGAGTTGGAGTCTTGGATCTACGCACGGCGGGATTGGTGGGCAGCGCATTGCTGCTGGTGGCGATGACCTGGATGACGCTGTCCATCATGCGTCAAGCCGATTCGAGCGTGACCGCGCGCATCCGTGCCCGCCTGCGTGAACGCCTCGGCGCACTGCGCCTGGCACGCATGCTGAAGCGTCAGGGCATCGCCGACGAGACCTTCATCGCCAACGCCGCGCCCGACGCGGTGAAAGCCCAGCTATCGGCCTGCGAGAGCTGTGTCGCGGTCGTGCAATGCGACAACGCGCTGGCCAGTGAGCTGCCGCTCAAGGACATTTCCTTCTGTGCCAATGCCGCGGCGCTGGAAGCCCTCACCCATCACGGCGACACCGCCGCCGCCAACGACGAAGACACCCCGTCGCCCTGCGCGCGCGTCGGGTGCGGCCGCGCCGGTTGAGCGTCGCCGCGCGGCCTCAAGGGTAGAGTCCGCGCAGTTCCATCGCATCGAGGATGCGCGTACAGCCGACGATGAAGGTGGCAGTACGCAGGCTCACGCCCCGCTCCCCCGCCAACTGCCAGATGGCAACAAAGGCATCTCGAATGATGCGGTCCAGGCGTTCGTTGACCTCGGCCTCGGTCCAGAAATAGCTGGCGAAATCCTGCACCCACTCGAAGTAGCTCACGATCACGCCTCCGGCGTTGGCGA
The Pseudomonadota bacterium DNA segment above includes these coding regions:
- a CDS encoding DUF2909 domain-containing protein, which codes for MGIVFKLPAIVLMLLTAGVLLEALYFLSRDHGDKDKTRVARALSIRVSLALILFVMLIAGAFLGLIQPHGL
- a CDS encoding lipopolysaccharide biosynthesis protein, with amino-acid sequence MKSSGPTSVLRGAALTVGMRWTDRLIGFVSTIVLARLLEPSDLGIIAMVTLVVAFVDVFLDLGVNIALIQNRNPTPAHYNTAWTLRILQTITSAAVICLVADWAAAYFDDDRLQPVLWCMAIGMVFSGLENIGVVTFQKEMRFGLDFRFTFTKRVVAFVLTIVAAWILRNYWALVFATVASRLVGTLLSYFMHDMRPRLSLEKSKEIFAVSFWILMRGIGSYLHLNLHRIYVGAGSSASVMGGYSLATEISSIPNNELLSPLNRVIFPSFVRIKHDLSELRRVFLLAQGLQTMIAVPCSVGLAITAPEAVSVLLGQKWLFIVPYVQLLSIANIIFSITTTCGYVMITLGHTMSSALFVWIQIVVFMLLIEFHVAGGEAVEIAWARVATVCLALPVSIYLLRKAISVVTVRDIVLTTFRPLLATGAMYIALQAVHPLLVMPAVASLCLMIGLGGAVYIFTTAGLWVALGRPTGAESYVLEKIVAFRSRGK
- a CDS encoding cytochrome c oxidase subunit 3, whose amino-acid sequence is MSEQVSKYYLPEPSPWPILMTLALFSLLLGTALTINGLWPGMVFVILGLALFAYLMFAWFGDIVRENSEGLYNDAVDSSFRQGMVWFIASEFFFFLAFFASLYYLRNVAADWLTGNGYLAGTNELLYNQFFAEWPRTAPGLKDEFTPMSAWGVPAINTVILLTSGATITWAHWGLKTENRALLIRGLALTIALGLIFVVMQAMEYQEAYTHLHLTLKSGVYGSTFFMLTGFHGLHVTVGSIMLAAVLGRSLKGHFTPQNHFAFEAVAWYWHFVDVVWLGLFIFVYIM
- a CDS encoding SURF1 family protein — encoded protein: MPPGPAARRPPLVLGILSAIAVLVCARLGVWQLERADDKQRLHAQMAERMEAQAFELLPGFTYRDELRFRPVVVRGRFVAGAQVLLDNRVHDGRAGAAVYAPFAVAGEPRRLLVERGWVPWSQDHARLAEAPLPEGELQLRGFLDQPPVRSAFLGEAPEAAMVGPLWPYLDWQRLAAKAGPLMDGVVLREDAAADGALLRFRPALEEKRGMHLGYAVQWFSFAGIVALVALRLWWSGRRRTTLMMETGKP
- a CDS encoding SCO family protein is translated as MSIQAPREANANGAAVPRNQFTLVALILLCGLPFVGAWLLLSYPQLRPQGHSQHGTLYEPVVPLAATEFVDLKGQRFGLEALQGKWTLAWLGTTPCDARCDVPLGTLQRVRRALSEDANKAQVVGVLTVPPADAAWRARMEDDTLTRIIAGPEQALQALVGQMRPGTEIEAARAAYFLIDPRGNLVLSYAPNVEYKDILADLRHVIRYVNMH
- a CDS encoding polysaccharide pyruvyl transferase family protein translates to MSRLEDESTRLETLLTLHRQREWHFVRPGGNLGDQLIYAGAEALAGRLGLRCRHFDAENFVPTSIGSGAAVYLHGGGGLNQWGSGRALKNFVAALSIPDALVVQGPQTCETETPVVAERLRVALAESRAREVHLYVREQASVDYLKDFPTPNVHLHLDHDTALQLRQEDLLRMGGLTRPPSPRYVLLVNRRDDEAPQNAARRYRGVVEMDPAYYCASLGHWIRVHAFASRIFTNRLHSAIGGALLGVPVTMTGGNYHKNRSVWEYSLRERGVEWLASFENELVVDNSPPLLPKWLARSWKVQRLMMRLRGVPA
- a CDS encoding cytochrome c oxidase assembly protein → MVTDDTSRATPKPRGSRTALWLGGLAALMFGFGFALAPLYSLLCDAVGIQSASADVARTVSGTEAPQARQVTVRFDTNVPADLPWEFSVDQPRLALHPGQMQEMTFHVRNRSNQTIVGRAIATVLPWQASAHFTKTECFCFQDQAVAPGESKELVVRFMVSPKLPDDIDALTLSYTFLRHAADPEHGPAPAPSNSKG
- the coxB gene encoding cytochrome c oxidase subunit II, with the translated sequence MRLGGRLRHIGRACAGLLAGGLSSSAFAEMRYNFPEPASAGARDIYDIHMLTMRITFVLLLIVYAVICYSLFVHRKSRGAVPDQKFHLGTFGRWAWVMVPVLVLGVDLSIAGSAEKVLHSLWLVPKDKDMLEIKVVGHQWWWEFEYLDQKLTVESRALPPEKAGDLYLRDVDNRLVLPTNTKIRFLHTSADVNHAFWVPELGMKKDAIAGYVTETWATIDREGVFRGQCAELCGTWHARMPIVVEAVSNDRFNTWLAEQHKVAEAAAAEASADKVWSKDDLMERGRNAYNKNCAACHQLDGKGLPPAFPPIVAGLPFPAAPALTKPLEERGFLKDGKVVMGTVASHLDIILHGIAGTAMQPWGQLNNLDVAAITTYERNAWGNDTGDVVQPADVEKARAAQASAAAH
- a CDS encoding cytochrome c oxidase subunit 1, which translates into the protein MSTAISLDHHDDHHALPHGWRRWLLSTNHKDIGTLYMIFACVMLFSGGLMAMLIRAELFMPGIQFLQPDLYNNLVTNHALIMVFGAVMPAAAGMANWMIPLMIGAPDMALPRMNNLSFWILVAGGIMLIMSVVVPFLPGGGTPVNTGWTLYPPLSLQVGMSMDLLIFTVHLLGVSSILASINIIVTLFNTRAPGMTLMKMPIFCWAWMVTAFLLILIMPALASGVTMLLFDRHFGTSFFNAAGGGDPVLFQHLFWFFGHPEVYVLLLPSMGIVAHIIPTFARKPLFGYTSMVGAMVSVGAIGMLVWAHHQYTIGMSLAAVTYFMIGTILISIPVGLMIVNFIATMWRGAMTFETPMLFSIAIIVLFTFAGMTGVMLAVIPGDIQYHDSYFVVAHFHYALIPGALFGLYAGTFFWLPKWTGHMYDEKLAKLFFWLTMVGFNLTFFPQHFLGLAGMPRRIVDYNLVFTEFNKMSSLGAFIFGISQILLPIIIIKCIRGGEKASDGVWEASNGLEWTLPSPPPFHSFTEPPVVK
- a CDS encoding glycosyltransferase; protein product: MMPGEPQPVCTVIICTMAVAERADSLGRAIASVLGQNDTPISVLVVVNGDRYDEKLVADLKRRKDIDVLQIAARSLSDAIAAGRSAVKSPYFGFLDDDDEYLPQAIDLRLAELERHPDAGVLVTNGYRCRENFRETVMSHLNLVTEDPLTAIFREPWLASCSGLYRAAVAREELFEKVARYAEWTWLGFVLARAGIEVRTLDRPTFCIYETPKSESKSDEYLDAQISIFNRMLALAPTGEVRRILKNRIRDTWHHRADVALGRGQLASAWRFHLSSLLALGGWRYALFTRYLIPGWPKKS